In the Anguilla anguilla isolate fAngAng1 chromosome 7, fAngAng1.pri, whole genome shotgun sequence genome, one interval contains:
- the drd5a gene encoding D(1B) dopamine receptor, with product MGSPAKYLSVHETQSVPFFIGEIMWNTSESAEKTDGKKELIVRTVTGCLLSLLILWTLLGNILVCSAVLKFRHLRTKVTNIFIVSLAVSDLFVAVLVMPWKAVAEVAGYWPFGPFCNIWVAFDIMCSTASILNLCIISVDRYWAISSPFRYERKMTQRVAFVMISVTWTLSVLISFIPVQLNWHKASDEEVWINGTSFGEKSENCDSSLNREYAISSSLISFYIPVAIMIVTYTRIYRIAQIQIRRISSLERAAEHAQSCRTNRLECQHHNTLKTSIKRETKVFKTLSVIMGVFVCCWLPFFILNCIVPFCDRPPTDHTAGLPCVSDTTFDVFVWFGWTNSSLNPIIYAFNADFRKAFASLLGCRNFCSRTPVETVNISNELVSYNQDTLFHKEIVTAYVNMIPNVVDCIDDNEDTFDRISQFSHNNEIATDSVCDLDDCEADICLDRLAPFTPNGLH from the coding sequence ATGGGGTCTCCAGCAAAATACTTGTCTGTGCACGAAACTCAGTCCGTTCCGTTTTTTATCGGAGAGATAATGTGGAACACGTCCGAATCGGCGGAAAAAACAGACGGCAAAAAAGAATTGATAGTTCGGACGGTGACTGGTTGCTTGCTTTCTCTTCTCATCTTATGGACTCTGTTGGGGAACATTCTGGTATGCTCTGCGGTCCTCAAGTTCAGGCACTTGCGAACTAAAGtgacaaacattttcattgtgtCTCTGGCTGTTTCTGACCTGTTTGTTGCTGTGCTAGTCATGCCCTGGAAAGCAGTGGCCGAGGTTGCGGGATATTGGCCATTCGGACCCTTCTGTAACATCTGGGTGGCTTTCGACATTATGTGCTCCACGGCGTCCATCCTCAATCTCTGCATCATAAGCGTGGATAGGTACTGGGCCATATCTAGTCCGTTCCgatatgaaagaaaaatgactcAAAGAGTGGCCTTTGTAATGATCAGTGTGACATGGACGTTGTCTGTACTCATTTCGTTCATACCAGTGCAGCTGAACTGGCATAAAGCCAGCGACGAGGAGGTCTGGATAAATGGCACCTCTTTTggggaaaaatctgaaaactgcGACTCTAGTCTCAACAGAGAATACGCCATATCATCATCTTTGATAAGTTTTTATATCCCCGTAGCAATTATGATTGTGACCTACACAAGAATATATAGGATTGCTCAAATCCAGATACGGAGGATATCTTCTTTAGAGCGCGCGGCAGAACACGCGCAAAGTTGCAGGACGAACAGACTCGAGTGCCAACACCACAATACCTTGAAAACGTCCATTAAAAGGGAAACCAAAGTCTTTAAAACTTTGTCTGTGATTATGGGCGTTTTCGTCTGCTGCTGGTTGCCCTTCTTCATTCTAAATTGCATAGTCCCATTTTGTGACAGACCACCGACAGACCACACAGCCGGACTTCCTTGTGTGAGTGACACAACTTTTGACGTGTTCGTTTGGTTTGGATGGACAAATTCCTCTCTGAATCCAATTATATATGCATTCAATGCCGACTTTAGAAAAGCCTTTGCCAGTCTTCTAGGGTGTCGTAATTTCTGCTCGAGGACACCAGTTGAAACTGTAAACATCAGCAACGAGCTTGTCTCTTATAACCAAGACACACTGTTTCATAAAGAAATCGTTACCGCGTATGTGAACATGATTCCAAACGTGGTGGACTGCATCGATGACAACGAGGACACCTTCGATAGAATATCACAGTTTTCTCATAACAATGAAATTGCAACTGACTCAGTCTGTGATTTGGACGATTGTGAGGCAGATATTTGCTTGGATAGACTTGCGCCGTTCACCCCTAATGGTTTACACTAG
- the LOC118232135 gene encoding proton channel OTOP1-like, with translation MKDSLKDLNITDLASVAENDNLVIMCINKQRHSSSPSSTEENESDRFNKRRVKLIAQDFPRKSGEILSGQYGINLLLFGGALMLGVWYHGPSVKEWHLQSFIVTLMIIQLLWMLWYVVRKDRQKNSLPEKDSHAGTRWLRGGLTILALLSLIMDAFRIAVYVGYKECLSPTLVVYPVLHVLHTVSQVYFLWFHIKDVIKTFQTFERFGVIHAVFTNLLLWCYGAMSESRHFLEAHEKRLAALGFINYTGGHDKLHCECTISACSMFSNSLYYLFPFNIEYHIFVSAMLFVMWKNIGRTIEPLHKRVRHRPKFTGLVLGPVLGLVALAASITVLVIYLIQVEESLETHRAAISMFYCHGITMLACMCTAGIIGLVLYRIDNRPLDASKNPSRKLDTELLFGSSLGTWLMSWCSIIAAVAAHNNPRYRWIILAYSLLLILEKYVQNLFIIESLYRQQEAIEEAEDEDEEEEAPSGIFSVSSQVPPRSGIVNKGFVNQENVYNSLDRNQMKNGTMVHSIQDQEHHQVPALHVIQSRVGTQDRTRLILRNIAIFLFLCNCSLWLLPAFGCRPQYDNGMEQEIFGFTIWTMVLNFAMPLNLFYRMHCVASLFEVFQHA, from the exons ATGAAG GACTCTTTGAAGGATTTAAATATCACGGATCTGGCGTCCGTGGCAGAGAACGACAACTTGGTTATCATGTGCATAAACAAGCAACGCCACAGTTCTTCGCCCTCCTCCACCGAGGAGAACGAAAGCGACAGATTTAACAAGCGGAGAGTTAAACTGATCGCGCAGGATTTCCCGAGAAAGAGCGGGGAGATTCTCAGTGGTCAGTACGGGATTAATTTGCTCCTGTTCGGAGGTGCGTTGATGCTGGGCGTCTGGTACCACGGTCCCTCCGTCAAGGAATGGCACTTGCAGTCATTTATCGTGACACTTATGATTATTCAACTACTGTGGATGCTATGGTATGTCGTTCGAAAGGACCGACAGAAAAATTCCCTTCCAGAAAAGGATTCGCACGCCGGAACGCGCTGGCTAAGAG GTGGGCTGACAATTCTTGCTCTGCTTTCCCTGATCATGGATGCTTTTCGCATTGCTGTTTACGTGGGTTATAAAGAATGCCTATCGCCCACATTGGTAGTTTATCCTGTCCTCCACGTACTTCACACAGTATCACAG GTGTATTTCCTTTGGTTTCACATCAAGGACGTGATTAAGACTTTTCAGACCTTTGAAAG ATTCGGAGTGATACATGCCGTCTTTACGAACTTGCTTCTATGGTGCTATGGGGCGATGTCCGAGTCCCGGCACTTTCTGGAAGCCCATGAAAAACGCTTGGCTGCACTGGGTTTTATCAACTATACAGGAG GACACGACAAGCTGCATTGTGAGTGTACCATCAGTGCTTGCTCCATGTTCTCAAATAGCCTGTACTACCTGTTCCCCTTCAACATTGAGTACCACATCTTTGTCTCCGCCATGCTGTTCGTCATGTGGAAGAACATCGGCCGCACCATCGAGCCCCTGCACAAGAGGGTGAGGCACAGGCCGAAGTTCACAGGGCTGGTTTTGGGCCCCGTCCTGGGCCTGGTGGCCCTAGCCGCCTCCATCACCGTCCTGGTGATATACCTCATCCAGGTGGAGGAATCACTGGAGACCCACAGGGCAGCCATTTCCATGTTCTACTGCCACGGGATCACCATGCTGGCCTGCATGTGCACGGCGGGAATCATCGGCTTGGTCCTTTACAGGATAGACAATCGGCCCCTGGACGCCTCCAAGAACCCGTCGCGGAAGTTGGACACTGAGCTGCTGTTTGGCTCATCCCTGGGCACCTGGCTAATGTCCTGGTGCAGCATAATTGCCGCAGTAGCTGCCCATAATAACCCAAGGTACCGCTGGATCATCCTGGCCTACTCTCTCCTGCTTATCCTGGAGAAGTACGTCCAGAACCTCTTCATCATCGAGTCGCTGTACCGCCAGCAGGAGGCCATTGAGGAGGCAGAGGAtgaggacgaggaggaagaggcacCTTCCGGAATATTCTCTGTGTCCTCCCAGGTTCCACCCCGCAGTGGCATCGTCAACAAGGGCTTTGTGAACCAGGAGAATGTGTACAACTCCTTGGACCGCAATCAGATGAAGAATGGGACTATGGTCCACTCCATCCAGGATCAGGAGCACCACCAAGTGCCTGCACTACATGTAATTCAAAGTAGGGTGGGAACGCAAGACAGGACGAGGCTAATTCTGAGGAACATCGCCATATTCTTGTTCCTGTGCAACTGTTCG CTGTGGCTGCTGCCGGCGTTTGGCTGTCGGCCCCAGTACGACAACGGGATGGAGCAAGAGATCTTTGGATTTACCATTTGGACCATGGTGCTGAACTTTGCCATGCCCCTCAACCTTTTCTACCGCATGCACTGTGTGGCTTCTCTCTTTGAAGTATTCCAGCATGCGTAA
- the LOC118232136 gene encoding proton channel OTOP1-like gives MKVMDLDNTDLSAMVDHGGLDIMRLNKHRHSSSSSSTPEKGKTSFNRLKVGLTEDYPKKNAEILSAQYGTNLLLFGAALILAVSSGSQVVREEHLLSFITTIMIVQLLWMLWYSVRRDRRKRRLSEKDAHGATRWLRGGITVLALLSLIMDAFLIGRYVGYKACASAAQAVYPVVHTVHTISQVYFLWFHIKDVVKTFETIERFGVIHAVFTNLLLWATGIMSESEHFMNAYRERHGTLNHTGVEHILECNCNTSACSMFANSLYYLHPFNIEFHILVSAMLFVMWKNIGRTIEPRHNKKRSVTNNAGLVLGPILGLVALTGTITVLVVYTVKLREAAVSQGGSENTMFYCHGIVMLACMCTAGTLGLVLYRMDNRPLDASKIPSRKLDTELLFGASMGSWLMSWCSMVAVVARGAPGYSWTGFLYSLLLILEKYIQNLFIIESLYRKHEVEPLSAPEVFAVPTPTHDLPCNGIVNRAYENQDGACENGRVQGCPPEHPAFPLSVPVTLSRKRQILKNIAIFLFLCNISLWLLPAFGCRPQYDNGSEQETFGSAIWTMVLNFAMPLNLFYRMHSVASLFEVFQKV, from the exons ATGAAGGTGATG GATTTGGATAATACTGATCTCAGTGCCATGGTAGACCACGGCGGCTTGGATATCATGCGCTTGAACAAGCACCGCCACagctcatcttcctcctccactcCAGAGAAAGGAAAGACAAGTTTTAACAGGTTAAAAGTTGGTCTGACGGAGGACTACCCGAAGAAAAATGCAGAGATTCTCAGCGCTCAGTATGGGACCAATTTACTCCTGTTCGGTGCGGCGCTAATACTCGCCGTATCTTCCGGCAGTCAAGTCGTCAGGGAAGAGCATCTGTTGTCGTTCATCACGACCATCATGATTGTGCAGCTCCTGTGGATGCTGTGGTACAGCGTGAGGAGGGACAGGCGGAAAAGAAGGCTGTCTGAAAAAGATGCACATGGTGCCACGAGATGGCTAAGAG GTGGGATAACGGTTCTAGCTCTGCTTTCCTTGATCATGGATGCTTTTCTTATTGGTCGATACGTGGGTTATAAAGCATGTGCGTCGGCAGCACAGGCGGTTTATCCCGTCGTCCATACAGTCCACACAATATCACAG GTGTATTTTCTTTGGTTTCACATCAAAGACGTGGTCAAGACTTTTGAGACGATTGAGAG GTTTGGGGTGATCCACGCAGTCTTTACCAATCTGCTTCTGTGGGCTACTGGCATTATGTCCGAATCTGAGCATTTCATGAACGCCTACAGAGAAAGGCATGGGACTCTGAACCACACAGGAG TGGAACACATTTTAGAGTGCAATTGCAACACCAGTGCCTGCTCCATGTTTGCTAATAGCCTATACTATCTACACCCCTTCAACATTGAGTTCCACATCCTGGTCTCCGCCATGCTCTTTGTCATGTGGAAGAACATTGGCCGCACCATTGAGCCCCGGCACAACAAGAAGAGGTCGGTGACCAACAACGCAGGGTTGGTTTTGGGCCCCATCCTGGGTCTGGTGGCGCTGACCGGCACCATCACGGTCCTGGTGGTCTACACCGTCAAGCTCAGGGAAGCAGCAGTAAGCCAGGGTGGGTCCGAAAACACCATGTTCTACTGCCACGGGATTGTCATGCTGGCCTGCATGTGCACGGCGGGAACCCTCGGCTTGGTCCTTTACAGGATGGACAATCGGCCCCTGGACGCCTCCAAGATCCCGTCGCGGAAGCTGGACACGGAGCTGCTGTTTGGCGCGTCCATGGGCTCCTGGCTCATGTCCTGGTGCAGCATGGTTGCCGTGGTCGCCCGGGGAGCCCCCGGCTACAGCTGGACCGGCTTCCTGTactctctcctcctcatcctgGAGAAGTACATACAGAACCTCTTCATCATAGAGTCGCTGTATCGCAAGCACGAGGTGGAGCCTCTCTCCGCCCCGGAGGTCTTCGCTGTCCCCACGCCTACCCACGACCTCCCCTGTAACGGCATCGTCAACCGGGCCTACGAGAACCAGGATGGCGCCTGCGAGAATGGTCGGGTGCAAGGCTGTCCTCCTGAACACCCAGCTTTCCCGCTCTCTGTTCCGGTGACATTGAGCAGGAAGAGGCAGATTCTGAAGAACATCGCCATCTTCCTCTTCTTGTGCAACATCTCT CTGTGGCTGCTACCGGCGTTTGGCTGTCGGCCCCAGTACGACAACGGCTCGGAACAAGAGACCTTTGGATCTGCCATTTGGACCATGGTGTTGAACTTTGCCATGCCCCTCAACCTCTTCTACCGCATGCACTCAGTGGCCTCCCTCTTCGAAGTGTTCCAGAAAGTGTGA